The Silene latifolia isolate original U9 population chromosome X, ASM4854445v1, whole genome shotgun sequence genome contains the following window.
ttattgtgaattgcttagtTGTTAATTATATGAATGTTGATTGATTATTGCTTGGTGTATAACTAGTAATTGGTTTCTCCATTCTAATGTTAGGattgttaattgaataggatttattgattaacttTACGCTAGTAAcggtaatactccgtatttatgagtctttgggtactctatcgagtaggctttactctgtcgagtaagggtaagttgcgttttaaaaaagtttctgacctgttgggtactcgatcgagtaactaggatactcgatcgagtaagggggtactcgatcgagtaccttgggtactcgatccagtagccggtttacggggagtttttctcgggttttgttaattatgcgattaagatatataaccttttccgtcatcatgctaaacacttttgcaaaacctaatttactgtcaaagagagaaagcaagtacgttcatcatcttaatcgcattgttagcaaatcccggagtttggaaggtcggttttcgtcgttggttataccgttgagatccttgcgtcgagggtaagatctatgtaccctttttgttgtatttcctttaagttggttaaactctaatctagggatttgggggtttttgagtagtttgtgatttggtagcatttgcatgttgtatgataggaggaggtttcgtagaagaagctttttgatacagctgtagagaccgtctgatagtgtgctttccaggttggatttcctactcagtattagtcccataatgggatgatcgttgatgtgttgagattgattgtttgagatagtaattgtgttgtgacggctgtggttgtgattgtttgtctatggttctcgagatgcgttctcggctgagtggagtcacttgcgggagtggcttcacgccctactttcgcccttcgtggaacccgccacggaaggggatgtgcacattaatggacagggttatcgctcattatgaggagcggggatttggtgggtacggctgcggtcccccactggcagggctggtcaagtggacagtcggtgattgagattgttgaaattggtgtggttgtgtgtatgtgacggttaagctgtctgtttatcttattgttgaaaTATATtcagttgtgtgattagtactgtccccggttgttgttttgtaaacctgcggtgatccattcggggatggtgagcagtaattgagcaggtttgagttgagtactgggatagctgtgatgtgccaccgtctgacgaagaagtcttccgctgtagtcttattagtttttatgacatttcagtatttcagtagacagttggttttgagaacttgtacccgtatttttgggatttggtttcagttgtacttttcactaaagttatattatttaagttgtttcgttattatcttatgaatatcatgcctcgggtaaccgagatggtaatatcttcatacctgagtggtcctggtaaggcacttggagtatgggggtgttacagtaacaaCTAGGAATTAATATTGAACGGGATACGTTAATCCTAGTTCTTAGAAGCGATTCACATTaatatctaaagtgcaactggattgtctgcattatttattctctatcgagttctctattttatattgttgttgttgaattaAATCATGAACTGGATAGTTAAGGTTGTTTAACAGCTAGGGTTGATTAAGAACATGATTCGTTTTAATTGACTATTTgtaaggagaattggaatttgtcattcacgatagagtaatcaagatcagtaattgaaaccgtcttacagtgatcaattgttattgagtgtggatatatgcttggcTCTAAGACCCTCTTAAATCATTTGATACACCGAAAGTCATTAGCCTTATTACTCAATTTGCGTTAGCTATTCATCTTAGTTCATTAAAGAATCAACTCAAATCCCCCCTTTTGTGTTACTAAGATCTTTAGTTACATTAGAGATCGACTTTTTCTACATTATAGTTTGcataaattgttaatctgattccCTTGGATTCGACGCTTATTTCCGCTTTACTACTGTTTAGGATTTGGATTtaagtgatataaattgttaatttgaggcatacgactttagcctgtcaaattttggcgccgttgccggggaattggcattaattatttttgtgttttagtGTAGGTTTATGTATAATACTCGTATTTCTAATCTGCACCTCGAGCCTTTCGATCCAGAGATTGAGCATACTCTTTTCAGGTTACGGAAGAAAAAATGAGGTGCAATAGTGGCTATTCCTGAAGGCAGCGAGTTCGGCGATCTACATTCTGATTCTGACAATTCGGAAATTTCTGAAGAGTCTGATAAGTCTTTTATCATGGCAGGTATTATTAAGGAACTTACTACACCCGATATCACCCAACAACCTCTCTGTATTACTTATCCTCCGTTGGGTGAGAATGGAAATTTTGAGTTGAAGTCAGGGTTGATTCGTCAATTGCCCACTTTCAAAGCTCTAAGTGGAGAGGACCCCAATATGCATTTGTCGGATTTCCATATTgtttgctcaagcatgaagccGACTACAGTTACTGATGAACAACTTAAATTGAGAGCCTTTATATTTTCTCCTAAGGATTCTACACGAGATTGGTTATATTACTTGCCATCTGCATGTATTGATACATGGGTGAAGATGAAAAGGGCGTTCTTAGAAAAATACTTTCCTGCATCCCGAGCCTCTCAACTGGAGAAGGAAATTAGTAATACCGAGCAGAAGGATTATGAGACTATGTGTGATTACTTGGAACGCTTCAAGAAATTATGTGTTACATGTCCATACCATGGATACACCGCTCAAGACCGTGTCATGTACTTTTGCAGAGGTCTCTGCATGGAAGATGGCCGTACTGTGTCTGAAGCATGTGGTGGAGATATTGTGAACAAAAGTCCACCTGAGGCTTGGACAATCATTGGTGAGTTGGCTGAGAGCTCCCGAGATTTTGCTAGAAAATACACAAAGCGTGGATTAAATTCGGTGggttcttcttcatcttcttcccttCTTGAAGAGAAAGGTGATACTTTGACAAATCTTTTCAAGGATATGATGTCACGACAAAGGATGGCAATGGTTTGTGGAATATGTTCCGATGGACATCCTAGTGAGCATTGTCCACACATGCAAGAAGGTTCTCAAGAAGAGGTGAATGGAGTGTGGGAGAGCACACCTCAAAAGAAGTGGGATCCCTACTCCGACACGTTAAATCCTGGGTGGAAAGCGCATCCAAATTTTTGGTGGGTTAATTCTCAAAACACCCAACAGTTTGGATAAGGTGGCCAATCCGGTCAATCTAAGACCCAGTCATACCTCGACCACCGGTTCAAAATCTGCCTCCTAATCAACCTCCTCCTAGTGGTCAAATGTCGACTGAAGACATGATTAGTGCTCTAGTTACTAGTCAAGCTACTCTCCAAGCAACAATGattcaaaataaaaaaagaaaacaagGATAGTATTCAAAATATTGAGACTCGGCTGGGGCAAATGGCGACCACTATTAATAGGTTGGAGGCTAGAGATTTTAATGCACTATCATCTCAAACGGTTGTGAATCTAAAGAATGTAAGTGCAGACTCTGTGAGAAATGGGAGACAACTAGTGGAGGCTGAGAAAGTGAAAAGAAAAGACAAGGAACCGGTGATTCAagaggtagaggaagagataATGATCAAGGAAGGTGAAGAAGCTTCTATTGTACAGGAGAAGGAGCAGATCCCCTCTTCTATACCGGAGGTGGAACCGGAGGTACCCTTTCGTGATGCACTTAAGAGGACTCACCACTTTGAGCACGATAAGGACATTTATGAGGTATTTCAAAATTGTGAAGTAAACATACCCCTTCTTAATCTTTTGAAAAGTATTCCTAAATATGCAAAATTCTTAAAGGAATTGTGTACTATTAAAAGGAATAATAAATTGAAAGGGGTGAAGAAAATGAGGTTAGTGAACATGTGTCTGCTATTTTTCAAAGAAAATTGCCTCCTAAATGTAGTGATCCGGGCATGTTCACTATTCCTTGCACCATTGGAAACACTAAGATTCAAAAGGCCATGCTAGATTTAGAAGCTTCTATTAATGTGATGCCTTATTCCTTATATGAATCTATCAAACTTGGTCCTTTGCATGCTACTAGTGTTCTTATCCAGTTAGTTGATAGATCGAATGTGTACCCGAAGGGATTGTTGAGGATATGCTCGTTTTGGTTGATAATCTTATCTTTTCTACTGATTTTTATATGCTAGACATGGAACATGATAAACATGCAGCTCCTATTCTGTTAGGTAGGCCATTCTTGAAAACTGCTAGCACTAAAATTGATGTATCTAGTGGGTCCATGACTATGGAATCTAATGGTCATATTGTGCAGTTTAACATCCATGATGCTATGAAATATCCTGCTGATTACCACTCTGTGAATTTTGTTGATGCTGTTGTTGATCCATTAGCTCAATATTTCTTTAATCTTAATGGTGACGATGAGCTGCAGGTAGCTTTGGAGAATAGTGTAGATGGTCAAGAGGTAGAATATGGCTTTTCTGCTAACTTGCAGGAAGTGGTGGCCGAATTACATTAGTTATAGGAGCTCCCTTTGAATTTCAATAACAAATTGCCACTAACTATTCCTTCGGAGAAATTGTTGCCATCTGTTTTGCAGGCACCTATGATAGAACTTAAGGCTCTACCTGAGCATTTAAAGTATATTTTTTGGTGAGAGAGAAACACTTCTTGTTATCATCTCTAGTAAGCTCACCGAGGAACAAGAAGCAAGGTTGAAAGATGTACTTGTGGAGAACAAATTAGCTATTGGTTGGACTATTGCTGACATAAAGGCATTAGTCCCAGTACTTGTATGCACCGGATTCTGCTAGAGGATGATGCTAAACCGGTAAGGCAACTACAACGTCGATTGAATCCTTCTATGATGGAGGCAGTGAAGAAAGAGGTTCTTAAATTGCTTCATGTAGGTATGATCTATCCTATTTCTGATAGTAAATGGGTGAGTCCTACCCAAGTAGTCCCTAAGAAGTCTGGGGTGACCGTAGTTGAGAACAGAGATGGTGAGCTTGTACCCACTAGGATCCAAACTGGGTGGACGGTTTGTATAGATTATCGTAGGTTGAATGCGGTGACTCGAAAAGACCACTTCCCTCTTCCctttattgaccaaatgcttgaaagaCTAGCGGGTAAGGCTTATTATTGCTTTTTAGATGGGTATTCGGGGTATTTTCAAGTAGCTATTGCTCCTGAGGATCAAGAGAAAACCACATTTACTTGTCCTTTTGGTCCCTTTGCGTATCAACGCATGCCTTTTGGACTTTGTAATGCACCTGGTACCTTTCAGCGATGTCTGGTTAGCATATTTTCTGAGTATGTTGAACGTTTCAttgaggtatttatggatgattttacaGTGCATAGTGATTCTTTTGATGCTTGTTTACACCATTTATCTCTTGTTCTGAAGCGTTGTATTGATACTAACCTTGTTTTGAATTCTGcgaagtgtcactttatggtggaACAAGGTATAGTACTTGGACATATTGTGTCTTCAAAAGGTATTGAGGTTGACAAAGCTAAAATTGATACTATTTCGTCTCTACCTTACCCTACTAATGTTCGCGAAGTTCGatcttttcttggtcatgcaggtttTTACCgcaggtttatcaaggatttctctaaGATCACTTCACCCTTATGCAAGCTGTTGCAAAAGAAGACAGATTTCATCTTCGACAAGGCTTGTAAGGAGGCTTTTTATGAGTTGAAAGGTAGGCTTACCTCCCCTCCAATTATTCAGGCGCCGGATTGGTCTCTTCCCTTTGAGATCATATGTGACGCGAGTGATTATGCTTTGGGAGCGGTGTTGGGTCAAAAGAATGGGAGGGCTTCCCATCTTATTCATTATGCATCCATAACCCTAAATGAAGACCAACGGAATTACACCACGACTGAAAAGGAGCTTCTAGCAATTGTTTTTGCTTTGGAGAAATTCCGGTCCTATTTACTTGGTACTAAAGTGGTGGTATTTTTAGATCATGGAGTGTTGCGCCATTTGATGGGAAAGAAAGCGTCTAAGCCGAGGTTGATAAAATGTATTTTATTTTTAGTGAATTTGATTTGGAGGTGAAAGATAAGAAGGGAGCAGAAAATGCTGTAGCAGACCATTTGAGCCGGTTGGTGGATGTTGATGCGAATCCACATGAGAAAAATCCGGTTAAAGGAGTGTTTCCTGATGAAAGCTTGTTCGCTATTCATTCCGTAGAGCCATGGTATGCCAATCTTGTAAATTTTCTATGCTCATCTAAATTTCCACAAGGCTTTTCCAAATCTCAAAACGACAAACTTCGTAGTAATTCGAAGTATTATGTGTGGGATGAGCCTTATTTGTAGAAGCATTGTTCCGACCAAATCATAAGGAGGTGTATACCGGAGAATGAGATGACCTCAATCCTTACATTTTGTCATTCACATGCTTGTGGTGGCCACTTTGGTGCAACAAGAACGGCGAGAAAGGTGCTAGATTGTGGATTTTATTGGCCTACTTTATTTAGATATGCTCATGAATTTTTTCAAGCTTCTGACAATTGCCAAAGAGTGGGGAATATTTCCCGAAAGAATGAGATGCCGCAAAGCTACATGCTTAATTGCGAGATTattgatgtttgggggatcgatttCATGGGTCCTTTTCCAAGTTCACATGGAAATCTTTACATATTGTTGGcggtagattatgtgtctaagtgggtggagatTATCCCCTCTAAGACCGATGATTCCAAGGTGGTGGCGGATTTTATCAAGGCTAACATATTTGCTCGATTTGGAATTCCAAAGGCCTTGATAAGTGACCGTGGAACTCATTTTGTCAACAAGACAATTGGTGCTATGCTCAAAAGGTATTGTGTTACTTTTAAAGTGTCCACGGCATATCATCTGCAAACCAATGGACAAGCTGAAGTGTCAAATATAGAAGTTAAATCTATCCTTGAGAAGACAGTGAATTCTAATCGGAAGGATTGGAGCTTGAGATTAGATGACGCATTATGGGCATATTGAACGGCCTATAAAACCTCAATTGGTATGTCACCTTATCGACTTGTGTTTGGAAAAGCGTGTCATTTACCTATAGAATTGGAGCATAAAGCATATTGGGCGATAAAAAGCTTTAATATGAGCTTGGATGACACGGGGTTGCATCGGAAGTTGCAAttggaagagttggaagagcTCTGACATGAATCATATGAGAATGCAGCTACTTACAAGGAAAGAACGAAGGCTTGGCATGACAAGATGATCTTAAGAAGGGACTTTAAAGTTGGTCAAAAAGTCTTCTTATTCCAATCTCGTTTCCGTTTATTTCCAGGTAAGTTGATATCCCGTTGGATCGGTCCACTTATAATTGCTAATGTTTATCCTCATGGTGCAGTTGAGGTACGTGATTTAACGACGGATAAAGTGTTGAAATTTAATGGGCAATGATTGAAGCCCTATCATGATGCTGCTGAGTTGGAGGTGGTAGAGTCATTGGATCTCCACGACCCGATTTATGAAGATTAATCTCCACATTAAGTCGAGCAGATGACTATAAACAAAAGCGCTAACGGGAGGCAACCCGaattttgtattttgtattttgtattttgtaatttGTTGGATTTAAGGTTCCTAATTAGTTTGAAAAAAaagataaaacaaaaaaaaagaaatatttAGTTATATTAAATTTCAGTAAACTTAATATATTTACTATATCTAATTAAGCTAGTGTGTTATTGCTTGAGTgtagaataataataaaaaaaaaaataaaaaaaaaataaaaaaaacaaagaagAGGGCTGAAATTCCCGACCCAGCTGCGGCCCGCAGGCCCACGCGGCTGACCCGCCCGAACAGGAAGAAAATTTCACTCAGGtatgtcgttttttttttctcctctcAAAATTAGAGATCTTCTTCTTCAGACCACAAATTCTCCATAAATCCTCCATTGCTACACCTTAAAACTCTCCTCTTGTTTGTCCCTAATCAAACTACACCACTTTTTCTCCATTATCTCACACAAATTACCCCTAGAACACTCCCAAATTGTCCTTGCCTCATAAAAAACGtgaaccctagaaattggggttttccaatttcgaaaattttgcAGCAATTGGGGCGAGTTTTGGTTCGTTTTTTTTGCATATTGGAGTGTATGGGGTTTGTCTAAACACTGTCTCAACAATGTTTGGAGCCTTTCTTCAAGGTTTGGTCTTAATTTTCACTCTTTTTTTCTTTCAGTTAACTTGAATTAATCTAGTTTACTCTTTATAAAGGGTGTATATTATTGAGTTGCTCTTACTATTATTATCTTGAATTGTTGTGGGAATCGGAAAATTGGAGAATTGAGCTGTTAAGTTGCCAAAGTTGGTGAATAGTTGTTGCGTTGCTGGATATAGTTGTGTTGTTGTGCTGTTGTGCTGTTGTgctgttgttgttgaattgttgtGGGTTGGAGGACTTGGTTGGTCTTACTGCTGATATTGGAGTCCGTTGTTGCTGGTATTGCTGTTGACCGGGCTGTGTGTTGTCTAATTACTGAAATTCAAGTTTATTGTTGCCAATTGGAGTTTGTTGCTGGAAATTTATTGTTTTTGTTGCTATGGAAAAGACGTCGGTTGTTGATTTTATGGGGTGCAAGAATTTGAGTGCTTAGCATAAGAAGGTGTGGAGAATTTTGTATGATAGGATCATTATGGCTACTAAATTTA
Protein-coding sequences here:
- the LOC141617997 gene encoding uncharacterized protein LOC141617997, which gives rise to MAGIIKELTTPDITQQPLCITYPPLGENGNFELKSGLIRQLPTFKALSGEDPNMHLSDFHIVCSSMKPTTVTDEQLKLRAFIFSPKDSTRDWLYYLPSACIDTWVKMKRAFLEKYFPASRASQLEKEISNTEQKDYETMCDYLERFKKLCVTCPYHGYTAQDRVMYFCRGLCMEDGRTVSEACGGDIVNKSPPEAWTIIGELAESSRDFARKYTKRGLNSVGSSSSSSLLEEKGDTLTNLFKDMMSRQRMAMVCGICSDGHPSEHCPHMQEGSQEEVNGVWESTPQKKWDPYSDTLNPGWKAHPNFWWVNSQNTQQFG